Genomic segment of Lysobacterales bacterium:
ATCGACCAGGCGCTCGTAGCGATCGACCAGTTGCGGCGGCAGCAGGTGCGCGTCAAGCACATGGGCGGCGGCGGCATCCACCCGCGACGCCACGTCGATGCGACCCCGGGCCGCGAACGGCCGCCGCGCGCCGACACTGTGGATGCGCGCGATCAGCCGCCCCAACCATTGCGCGACATCGAGGCCTTCCAGTTCCGGCGCGCGGCCACCCTTGCGCGGAAACAGCGCGACACGCTGGCCGTCGCAGTCGAACAGGGTGTCACCGTCGATCACCAGCGGCGCGACGACCGGCAGTTCCGCCTCGACCAGTTCGTTCGCGTAGGCGTGTTCCTCGCGGATCGCCGCATCGCTCCAGCGACCGGGCCGGTAGAACTTCGCGATCAACGGCTCGCCGCCTTCGATGCCGACCTGGTAGACGCGATTCTCGAAACTGTTCAGCGCCTGCAGGCGCCCGTCCGGATCAAAACCCAGCGCCTCGATCGCATCGAGCACGAAGTCCGGCGACAGCGCGGCGAACGGCGTCGCGTTCATCGCATCAACGTGCAGCGACCACGGCCAGCGTCAGCCGCGAGATGCAGACCAGCGCATCGTCGGCGTCGGTGATGCGGATCTCCCAGACCTGGGTGCTGCGGCCGAGATGCAGCGGTCGTGCGGTGCCGGTCACGTCGCCGTCGCGCATCGCTTTCAGATGATTGGCATTGATTTCCAGACCGACACAGCGACTGCCATCGTCGGGCAGACACATCCAGCCGGCCATCGAGCCCAGCGTTTCCGCGAGCGCGACCGACGCGCCGCCATGCAGCAGACCGAAGGGCTGCTTGGTGCGATGGTCGACGGGCATGGTGCCGCGCAGGAAATCATCACCGACTTCGCTGATGCGGATGCCCAGCGCGCCCTGCATCGTGTTCCGGCCGTGTGCTTCGATGGCGGCGAGATCGAACTGCTTCTTGAAGATCGTCATTGCGGCAGTT
This window contains:
- a CDS encoding serine/threonine protein kinase, coding for MNATPFAALSPDFVLDAIEALGFDPDGRLQALNSFENRVYQVGIEGGEPLIAKFYRPGRWSDAAIREEHAYANELVEAELPVVAPLVIDGDTLFDCDGQRVALFPRKGGRAPELEGLDVAQWLGRLIARIHSVGARRPFAARGRIDVASRVDAAAAHVLDAHLLPPQLVDRYERLVDAVATRLDDQFAVVQPALLRLHGDCHPGNLLWTDAGPHFVDLDDAAMGPAIQDLWMLMDGGAAQGAALLEGYAEFRDLDPGELSLVEPLRIMRQIHHAGWISARYDDPAFPRAFPFAAEPRWWEEHCDDLMRWLESD
- a CDS encoding hotdog fold thioesterase, whose amino-acid sequence is MTIFKKQFDLAAIEAHGRNTMQGALGIRISEVGDDFLRGTMPVDHRTKQPFGLLHGGASVALAETLGSMAGWMCLPDDGSRCVGLEINANHLKAMRDGDVTGTARPLHLGRSTQVWEIRITDADDALVCISRLTLAVVAAR